A stretch of the Nitratireductor thuwali genome encodes the following:
- a CDS encoding molybdopterin-dependent oxidoreductase has product MTGRRGVHLFSNGMLFALGMALFLPVLMAGRADALETALGEPSGEILLEIEGRIQRTNRDGKAVFDRAMLEELDPAVLETTTVVTDGVRRFDGFYMRDLLKRVGAEGETVTASALNDYVIDIPATDFERFDVVVATHMDGERLEPRDKGPLWIVYPRDDHAELQDLRYDYRWVWQLNHLEVR; this is encoded by the coding sequence ATGACCGGACGACGCGGCGTCCACCTTTTCTCGAATGGAATGTTATTCGCCTTGGGTATGGCTCTTTTCTTGCCGGTCCTGATGGCCGGTCGGGCCGATGCGCTGGAGACCGCACTCGGTGAACCCTCCGGCGAGATCCTGCTGGAAATCGAGGGGCGAATTCAGCGCACCAATCGCGACGGCAAGGCTGTCTTCGACCGCGCGATGCTGGAGGAACTGGACCCAGCAGTTCTGGAAACGACCACCGTCGTCACTGATGGCGTGCGCCGTTTCGACGGCTTCTATATGCGCGATCTTCTCAAGCGGGTTGGAGCGGAAGGTGAAACCGTGACGGCAAGCGCCCTGAATGATTATGTGATCGACATTCCGGCCACCGATTTCGAAAGATTTGACGTGGTCGTCGCCACCCACATGGACGGCGAGAGGCTGGAGCCGCGCGACAAGGGACCGCTTTGGATCGTCTATCCGCGCGACGATCATGCGGAGCTGCAGGATCTGCGCTACGACTACCGTTGGGTGTGGCAGCTCAATCATCTGGAAGTCCGATGA